One segment of Haloplanus natans DSM 17983 DNA contains the following:
- a CDS encoding DUF7344 domain-containing protein: MTECQIHGLLANERRRAVIERLDASPGTVTVRDLSTAIAETETGQSPPPARVRESVYTSLHQTHLPKLQALGVVEYDRERSLVHVRPAVRVVGRHMDVLNGLGVTWGEYYRGLGVFGLVLVIGSLTGLPVVGALDPLLWASGTLATFAVSGAVQLWDGRWRVRRTVERLFRRR, translated from the coding sequence ATGACGGAGTGCCAGATTCACGGACTGCTCGCAAACGAGCGACGCCGGGCAGTGATCGAACGGCTCGACGCCTCGCCCGGCACCGTCACCGTGCGTGACCTATCGACGGCCATCGCCGAGACGGAGACGGGGCAGTCGCCGCCGCCGGCCCGGGTCCGCGAGAGCGTCTACACGTCGCTTCACCAGACACACCTCCCGAAACTGCAGGCGTTGGGCGTGGTCGAGTACGACCGCGAACGAAGCCTCGTCCACGTTCGGCCCGCCGTCCGCGTCGTTGGCCGGCATATGGACGTGCTGAACGGGTTGGGAGTCACGTGGGGCGAGTACTACCGTGGGCTCGGGGTCTTCGGCCTGGTGCTAGTGATCGGGTCGCTGACCGGCCTCCCGGTCGTCGGCGCGCTCGACCCCCTGCTCTGGGCGAGCGGCACGCTCGCGACGTTCGCCGTCTCCGGAGCGGTCCAACTCTGGGACGGCCGCTGGCGCGTCCGACGGACGGTCGA
- a CDS encoding vWA domain-containing protein, whose translation MTNDRQFSVSRRKVLAGLGTIGIASAGAGLGTTAYFSDQETFQNNQLTAGTLDLLVDWEEHYFDGSAGMEYVEYVDPTDEGAYVLPAVENPDARAIAVRFVGDGTDQENKDAFWDATSIEALPDPDNDGIQDSLDNVDVCALGPEDGLRLANVGNEDAEERSEGLYQSNRTSNDHTSAGDPLINLGDVKPGDFGEVTFSFHLCDNPGYVWVNGMLDEELTGEGVITEPERNDPQEVDGVVELLDELQVRMWYDPDCDNQAERTGDVDVMLAIDTSGSIQGQEQTDLEAGIGQFVAALPTDGSAQVGAVSFGGGNVTGLSGLAAPGSFSLPSLSYGGNTPLPAAIDIADQVLDDQGRPDALPVIVVISDGGPNYSDDTTLTYSATVGGSSYTAPRTDSGFSANDGTVGYDGGSTDSSVNAAEQDETAVVADLVKAGAGGSRIAVLNIGDDPNADLGDGTDLSVYLQTEIASSGFYRETPVSNFPDVADDIANEVTVEEEVFFNGTLRAALDAMMANDGRGIPLDGDRTTGFDEVSDPENDPDRDAFTGQGVTHCLGFQWWLPVDHANQIQGDTVAFDVGFYAEQSRHNDGAGQTPENGSAQNGTPVAPTQE comes from the coding sequence ATGACTAACGACCGACAATTCAGCGTTTCCCGGCGCAAAGTACTCGCAGGCCTCGGCACGATCGGTATCGCCTCCGCGGGCGCGGGCCTCGGCACGACTGCGTACTTCAGCGACCAGGAGACGTTCCAGAACAACCAGTTGACGGCCGGCACGCTCGACCTGCTCGTCGACTGGGAAGAACACTACTTCGACGGCTCCGCGGGAATGGAGTACGTCGAGTACGTCGACCCCACGGACGAGGGCGCGTACGTCCTCCCCGCAGTCGAGAACCCCGACGCCCGCGCCATCGCGGTGCGTTTCGTGGGTGACGGTACCGACCAGGAGAACAAGGACGCCTTCTGGGACGCAACCTCCATCGAGGCGCTCCCGGACCCCGACAACGACGGCATTCAGGACTCCCTCGACAACGTCGACGTGTGTGCGCTCGGCCCCGAAGACGGCCTCCGACTGGCCAACGTCGGCAACGAGGACGCCGAGGAGCGCAGCGAGGGGCTCTACCAGAGCAACCGCACCAGCAACGACCACACCAGCGCGGGCGACCCGCTCATCAATCTGGGCGACGTGAAGCCCGGCGACTTCGGCGAGGTAACCTTCAGCTTCCACCTCTGTGACAACCCGGGCTACGTCTGGGTCAACGGCATGCTCGACGAGGAACTGACGGGCGAAGGCGTCATCACCGAACCCGAGCGCAACGACCCCCAGGAGGTCGACGGCGTCGTCGAACTCCTCGACGAGCTGCAAGTGCGGATGTGGTACGACCCGGACTGTGACAACCAGGCCGAGCGGACCGGCGACGTGGACGTCATGCTCGCCATCGACACGTCCGGCTCGATCCAGGGGCAGGAACAGACCGACCTCGAAGCCGGTATCGGGCAGTTCGTCGCCGCGCTGCCGACCGACGGCTCCGCTCAAGTGGGTGCCGTGAGCTTCGGCGGCGGCAACGTGACCGGCCTCTCCGGGCTCGCAGCGCCCGGCTCCTTCAGCCTCCCGAGCCTGAGCTACGGTGGTAACACACCCCTACCCGCGGCCATCGACATCGCGGATCAGGTGCTCGACGATCAGGGTCGGCCCGACGCCCTGCCCGTCATCGTCGTCATCTCCGACGGCGGCCCGAACTACAGCGACGACACCACCCTGACCTACTCGGCGACGGTCGGTGGCTCCTCGTACACGGCCCCCCGCACCGACTCCGGCTTCTCGGCGAACGACGGGACGGTCGGCTACGACGGCGGGTCCACCGACTCCTCGGTCAACGCGGCCGAACAGGACGAGACAGCGGTGGTCGCGGACCTCGTCAAGGCCGGCGCCGGTGGCTCCCGGATCGCCGTCCTCAACATCGGCGACGACCCGAACGCGGATCTGGGCGACGGGACGGACCTGAGCGTCTACCTGCAGACCGAAATCGCCAGCTCCGGGTTCTACCGCGAGACCCCCGTCAGCAACTTCCCGGACGTCGCCGACGACATCGCGAACGAGGTCACCGTCGAGGAAGAGGTCTTCTTCAACGGCACCCTCCGCGCCGCACTCGACGCGATGATGGCCAACGACGGCCGCGGTATCCCGCTCGACGGCGACCGCACGACCGGCTTCGACGAGGTGTCCGACCCCGAGAACGACCCGGACCGCGACGCGTTCACGGGCCAGGGCGTCACCCACTGCCTGGGCTTCCAGTGGTGGCTCCCCGTCGACCACGCGAACCAGATTCAGGGCGACACCGTCGCCTTCGACGTCGGGTTCTACGCGGAACAGAGCCGGCACAACGACGGCGCCGGCCAGACCCCCGAAAACGGGAGCGCACAGAACGGAACACCCGTGGCGCCGACCCAGGAGTAA